From a region of the Butyrivibrio sp. AE3004 genome:
- the rhaB gene encoding rhamnulokinase, which produces MGEYYLAVDIGASSGRHMLFSYEDGKILMEEIYRFENGMTHRDGKLLWDTDKLFVEIVNGMKECRKLNKIPKSMAIDTWAVDYALLDENDNLIGDTYGYRDHRTEGIDKAVYELIPEDELYKRTGIQKAIFNTIYQLTADRLQRPEVLGKAKTFLMIPDYLNFLLTGNKAFEYTNATTTQLVNPATKQWDYELIEKLKLPKEIFLELSLPGNEVGQLKDSIRNEVGFDCKVLQCASHDTASAVMAMPHLGNEGLYISSGTWSLMGVENNEVLARDCDREKNFTNEGGYDYRFRYLKNIMGLWMIQQVRHEAKDALSFAEYARLAKEADSFPSIVNANDERFLSPENMTIEIKKACEDSGQPIPQTPGEIAAVIYKSLSVCYEKTAEEISKNTGIEYEVIHIIGGGCKNSYLNQLTADATGLTVLAGPSEATAIGNAMVQLIRDGKLENLTTARKAVHDSFEIEVFYPEGGSK; this is translated from the coding sequence ATGGGCGAGTATTATTTAGCCGTTGATATTGGAGCTTCAAGCGGAAGACATATGCTCTTTTCATATGAAGATGGGAAGATTTTAATGGAAGAAATCTATCGCTTTGAGAATGGCATGACGCATAGGGACGGCAAGCTCCTCTGGGATACTGATAAGCTTTTTGTTGAAATCGTAAACGGAATGAAAGAATGCAGGAAGCTTAATAAGATTCCGAAATCAATGGCGATAGATACGTGGGCAGTAGATTATGCGCTGCTTGACGAAAATGACAACCTGATCGGTGATACCTACGGATATAGGGATCACAGAACAGAAGGAATTGATAAAGCGGTTTATGAGCTTATTCCGGAGGATGAGCTTTATAAAAGAACCGGAATTCAGAAGGCGATTTTTAATACAATTTATCAGCTGACTGCAGACAGGCTGCAAAGACCTGAGGTTCTTGGTAAAGCGAAGACCTTTTTGATGATACCTGATTATTTGAATTTCCTTTTGACGGGAAATAAGGCTTTTGAGTACACCAATGCCACAACGACGCAGCTTGTAAATCCTGCGACAAAGCAGTGGGATTATGAACTGATAGAGAAATTAAAGCTTCCAAAGGAGATTTTCCTTGAATTGTCACTTCCGGGAAATGAGGTCGGACAGCTTAAGGACAGCATAAGGAATGAAGTCGGATTTGACTGTAAGGTTTTGCAGTGCGCAAGCCATGACACTGCATCGGCTGTAATGGCAATGCCGCATCTCGGAAATGAGGGCTTATATATTAGCTCAGGGACATGGTCTCTTATGGGCGTTGAGAATAATGAAGTTCTCGCAAGAGATTGCGACAGGGAAAAGAATTTCACAAATGAGGGCGGTTATGATTACAGATTCAGATATTTGAAAAATATCATGGGACTCTGGATGATACAGCAGGTAAGACATGAAGCGAAAGATGCCCTTAGCTTTGCTGAATATGCAAGGCTTGCAAAGGAAGCTGACAGTTTTCCTTCTATAGTAAATGCAAATGATGAGAGATTCCTTTCACCCGAAAATATGACAATAGAAATAAAGAAAGCTTGCGAGGATTCGGGACAGCCCATTCCGCAAACGCCCGGAGAAATTGCAGCTGTGATATATAAAAGTCTCTCTGTATGCTATGAAAAAACAGCTGAGGAAATAAGCAAAAATACAGGCATTGAATACGAAGTGATCCATATAATCGGTGGTGGGTGCAAGAACAGCTATTTAAATCAGCTTACCGCAGACGCTACGGGACTTACAGTTCTGGCAGGACCTTCGGAAGCAACTGCGATAGGCAATGCGATGGTTCAGCTTATAAGAGACGGAAAACTCGAAAATCTTACCACTGCAAGAAAAGCAGTACATGATTCGTTTGAAATAGAAGTTTTTTACCCGGAAGGAGGAAGTAAATAA